CGACGCCGTTGACTTCCTGCTCGATCGGCGCGGCGACCGTCGAGGCGACGACCTCGGCCGAGGCGCCCGGATAGTTCGCGGTGATCGTGACGGTCGGCGGCGCGATCTCGGGATATTCGGCGATCGGCAGGGTGCGCAGCGTGATGGCGCCGGCGATCGTCAGCAGCACCGAGAGCACGGTGGCGAAGATCGGCCTGTCGATGAAGAAATGGGCGAAGCGGAACATGCGATGGTCCTGGCCTTAAGCAATTCCAGGAAAAGTGGAGACCAGTTTTCCGTTCGGAGTTGCGGCGAACACGAAGGCTTGGGCAGGGCGGACGGACAATGCCGTCCGCTCTTGGTACGGCCTGTTGCGGCCGTCAGTTGGCGGCGGCGGCCTTGATCTCGGTCGGCTGCGGCGTCACAGCGACGCCCGGGCGCACCATCGGATTGGCGATGCCGTTCACGATCACCTTGTCGCTCGCAGCGAGGCCCTTGGTGATGACGCGCAGCCCGTCACTGATCGCGCCGAGCTGAACCGGCTTCGGCACCACCTTGTTGTCGGCGCCGACCGTGAACACGATCTTGTTGGCCTGGTCGGAGACGATGACCGCATCCGGCACCAGCAACGCGTCGCCTTCGCCGGCGAAGAGCCGCAGCCGCCCGAAGGTCCCAGGCGTCAGCTGCCCGTCAGGATTCGGGAAGACGGCGCGGGTGCGGATCGTCGCCGAGCGGGCGTTCAGCGCGTTGTCAACGAAGTCGATCTTGCCTTCGCGGTCCCATTTGGTTTCGCTCGAAAGCCGCACGCGCACCGGCGTGCCGGGCTTCCGCAGATCCTGCGATTTCGCATAGCGCAGATAGTCGGCCTCCGAGGCGTCGAAGACGAACTTGATCGGATCGACGGCGACGATCGTGGTCAGCAGCGTCGCGCCCGACTGGCCGCCGGCGATCAGGTTGCCCTGGTCGACGCGCTTGTTCGAGACGCGGCCGGCGAGCGGCGCACGCACCTGCGTCCACTCGAGGTTGAGCTCGGCCGTCTTCAGATTGGCCTCGGCCGCCTGCTGGCTGGCGATCGCGCCGTTGAGGTTGGCGCGGCGCTGGTCGATGTCGCGGGCGGTGATGGTGCGGTTCTGCGTCAGCGCCTCGGCACGCTCGACCTCGTTCTGGTTGAGGTCGACCTGCGCCTTGGCACGCGCGACCTCTGCCCGGGAGGCATCGACGGCGAGCTTGTAGGGCCGCTGGTCAATGGTGAAGAGCAGGTCGCCGGCCTTAACCAGGTCGCCGTCGCGGAAATGCACCGAATCAAGGAAGCCGGAGACGCGGGCGCGGACTTCGACCTGTTCACTGGCCTCGAAGCGGCCGGTGAACTCGTCCCAGTTGGTGACGCGCTTGGCGAGCGGGGTCGCGACCGTGACCGGCGGGGCCGGCGGCGCACCTTGGGCGAGGGCCTCGGCTGAGAGGGCCGGGAGCAGGGCCGCCAGGGCAACAAGGGCCCGGCTGGAGCGGCGGATCATGTGAAACTCCGAAAATGCGGGCGCGGCGCAACCTTCACGGTTTCCGGCCAATGCGCAACAACTCCATCACACTGACGATTGTCAAGTTTCTTCACTCGACATTTTGCTGCAATTTTCACCCGAACGGGCCATGTTCGCTCCATCGCCGGCTGGAACCGGTACAACAGGCGCTTGCTGGCGACGGGCCGAAGCTCTACCTGAGGGACGCACGCGACAGCGTCAGCAGCAACATCTCGTGGAAGTCCCCTCATGAATGCGCATGTCCGCCCCGCCGACCCCAAGAAGCTGATCAAGGGTGCGACCGGCGACTGGGAAATCGTGATCGGCCTCGAGATTCATGCGCAGGTCACCTCCAACGCCAAGCTGTTCTCGGGATCCTCGACCGCTTTCGGCGGCGAGCCGAACGCCCATGTCAGCCTGGTCGACGCGGCGATGCCGGGCATGCTGCCGGTGATCAACGAGGAATGCGTGCGCCAGGCGGTCCGCACTGGGCTCGGCCTCAATGCGCAGATCAACAAGCGCTCGGTCTTCGACCGCAAGAACTATTTCTATCCCGACCTGCCTCAGGGCTACCAGATCAGCCAGTACAAGCACCCGGTCGTCGGCGAGGGCGAGATCGCGGTCGACCTGTCGCCGACCGAGCAGATCAGCGTCGGCATCGAGCGCCTGCACCTCGAGCAGGACGCCGGCAAGTCGATGCATGACCAGCACCCGACCATGAGCTTCGTCGATCTCAACCGCTCGGGTGTGGCGCTGATGGAGATCGTCTCCAAGCCGGACCTGCGCTCGGCCGACGAGGCCAAGGCCTATGTCTCGAAGCTGCGCACCATCCTGCGCTATATCGGCTCCTGCGATGGCGACATGGAGAAGGGCAATCTGCGCGCCGACGTCAACGTCTCCGTGCGCAAGCCGGGCGCGCCCTTCGGTACGCGCTGCGAGATCAAGAACGTCAACTCGATCCGCTTCATCGGTCAGTCGATCGAGGTCGAGGCCCGCCGCCAGATCGGCATCCTCGAGGATGGCGGCACGATCGACCAGGAGACCCGCCTCTATGATCCCGGCAAGGGTGAGACCCGCTCGCTGCGCTCCAAGGAAGAGGCGCACGATTATCGCTACTTCCCCGATCCGGACCTGCTGCCGCTCGAATTCGACGACGCCTTCGTCGCTGAGCTGAAGGCGCAGCTGCCGGAGCTGCCCGACGCCAAGAAGGGTCGCTTCATCGCGCAGTACGGGCTCTCGCCCTATGATGCCTCGGTCCTCGTCGCCGAGCGCGATCAGGCCGACTATTTCGAGGCGGTCGCCAAGGGGCGCGACGGCAAGGCCGCCGCCAACTGGGTGATCAACGAATTGTTCGGCCGCCTCAACAAGGAAGGCAAGGACGTCTCGGATTCGCCGGTCTCGGCGGCGCAGCTCGGCGGTCTCGTCGACCTGATCGGCGAGGGCGTGATCTCCGGCAAGATCGCCAAGGACCTGTTCGAGATCGTCTGGACCGAAGGCGGCGACCCGCGCGAGATCGTCGAGGCCCGCGGCATGAAGCAGGTCACCGACACCGGCGCGATCGAGAAGGCGGTCGACGAGATCATCGCCGCCAACCCGGACAAGGTCGAGCAGGTCAAGGCGAAGCCGACCATGCTGGGCTGGTTCGTCGGCCAGGCGATGAAGGCCTCGGGCGGCAAGGCCAACCCGCAGGCGCTGAACGAGATCCTGAAAGCCAAGTTGGGAATCGAGTGACGCAAAAGGACTTGATCATCCGCGATGCGCTCGCCGCCGATCTGCCGGCGGTCCGCTCGCTGTTGGTCGAGACCTGGCACGACACCTATGACGGCATCTATGGCTGGCAACGGGTCGCGCAGATCACCAATGCCTGGCATTCGCTCGACGCGCTGAATGCCCAGCTCGGCCGCGACAGCGGCGTCTTCCTGATCGCGCTGCTGGGCGACGAGATCGTCGGCACCGCTTCCGCCCGTCGCGAGCCCGACCGCGCTGCCATGCTGACGCGGCTCTACGTCTCGCCGGTGCGGCAGGGCGGGGGCATCGGGCGCACGCTGCTGCAGGTCGCGCTCGCCTGCTTTCCCGATGCGCCGGTGGCGCGGCTGGAGGTCGAGAGCCAGAACGAGCTTGCCATCGCGTTCTATGAGCGCATGGGCTTCTTCCTGCAGCGCCAGGCTCGCTTCGACGGGCGCGAGGACACGCCCAATACGCTGATCATGGCCAAGCGGCTCTTCGTTGGATGAAAACCTACGACGTGATCCCTTTCGGTGAACGGACGTTCCTGCTTCACTTTTGGCCCGTTACAGGCTTCCTGGAGAAATTTGACTCCGGACAATGTTACGCCACCGCCTGCAAGATCGTGCTCTCGGACGGTTATGCTGATCAGCATGACTGCATCGTGCGCAGAGAGCGCAGGCTAAATTTTGCTAACATACTGGTCGACAGCATCTATGTCCTCGTCAAGTCAGGCCTCGTTGCAGAGGCGCTTTCCGCCGCAGCCTATCAAATGACGCATGTCGGCAGGGCAATCAGCGAGGCTGAGGCTATAGCTTGGAGAAGAGATCCACCGTCACAAGGCCCTGACATTACGAGCAAAAATAAGAAGCCTGCTGATGACCACTTTGGACAATGATATGATCCAGATTCGTCCGGCCCGCCGCGAGGATGTCGCGCGCATCGCCTCCCTGATCATGCTGGGGGCCGCCACGCAGACACGCACGCTCGCGCAGATCGAGGAGGAGGCGCAGCACCCGGCCTATCTCGCCGCCTTCGAGGAGGTCGATGCCAGCCCTTACAACACGCTCTTCGTCGCCGAACTCGATGGCAAGGTGGTCGGCACCTTGCAGCTCACTCTGATCCCGGGCCTGGCCTATCGCGGCCGC
This genomic interval from Bosea sp. 29B contains the following:
- a CDS encoding efflux RND transporter periplasmic adaptor subunit encodes the protein MIRRSSRALVALAALLPALSAEALAQGAPPAPPVTVATPLAKRVTNWDEFTGRFEASEQVEVRARVSGFLDSVHFRDGDLVKAGDLLFTIDQRPYKLAVDASRAEVARAKAQVDLNQNEVERAEALTQNRTITARDIDQRRANLNGAIASQQAAEANLKTAELNLEWTQVRAPLAGRVSNKRVDQGNLIAGGQSGATLLTTIVAVDPIKFVFDASEADYLRYAKSQDLRKPGTPVRVRLSSETKWDREGKIDFVDNALNARSATIRTRAVFPNPDGQLTPGTFGRLRLFAGEGDALLVPDAVIVSDQANKIVFTVGADNKVVPKPVQLGAISDGLRVITKGLAASDKVIVNGIANPMVRPGVAVTPQPTEIKAAAAN
- the gatB gene encoding Asp-tRNA(Asn)/Glu-tRNA(Gln) amidotransferase subunit GatB, which gives rise to MNAHVRPADPKKLIKGATGDWEIVIGLEIHAQVTSNAKLFSGSSTAFGGEPNAHVSLVDAAMPGMLPVINEECVRQAVRTGLGLNAQINKRSVFDRKNYFYPDLPQGYQISQYKHPVVGEGEIAVDLSPTEQISVGIERLHLEQDAGKSMHDQHPTMSFVDLNRSGVALMEIVSKPDLRSADEAKAYVSKLRTILRYIGSCDGDMEKGNLRADVNVSVRKPGAPFGTRCEIKNVNSIRFIGQSIEVEARRQIGILEDGGTIDQETRLYDPGKGETRSLRSKEEAHDYRYFPDPDLLPLEFDDAFVAELKAQLPELPDAKKGRFIAQYGLSPYDASVLVAERDQADYFEAVAKGRDGKAAANWVINELFGRLNKEGKDVSDSPVSAAQLGGLVDLIGEGVISGKIAKDLFEIVWTEGGDPREIVEARGMKQVTDTGAIEKAVDEIIAANPDKVEQVKAKPTMLGWFVGQAMKASGGKANPQALNEILKAKLGIE
- a CDS encoding GNAT family N-acetyltransferase, which gives rise to MTQKDLIIRDALAADLPAVRSLLVETWHDTYDGIYGWQRVAQITNAWHSLDALNAQLGRDSGVFLIALLGDEIVGTASARREPDRAAMLTRLYVSPVRQGGGIGRTLLQVALACFPDAPVARLEVESQNELAIAFYERMGFFLQRQARFDGREDTPNTLIMAKRLFVG
- a CDS encoding GNAT family N-acetyltransferase, translated to MIQIRPARREDVARIASLIMLGAATQTRTLAQIEEEAQHPAYLAAFEEVDASPYNTLFVAELDGKVVGTLQLTLIPGLAYRGRKRAKLESVHVHPDLRGRRVGEAMVAHAVDVARQKGAGLVELTSDKTREAAHRFYLRIGFNQSHEGFKLVL